Proteins co-encoded in one Medicago truncatula cultivar Jemalong A17 chromosome 8, MtrunA17r5.0-ANR, whole genome shotgun sequence genomic window:
- the LOC120577621 gene encoding uncharacterized protein, whose translation MALKLKLSNLWPNIHNWDITPLGKGFFEFHFNTVEDMRRVWAMGVVNLNPGLMLFYCWSSDFSTQAQAQTHAQIWVCFLHLPHEYWRKQTLLEIASGLGTPLIIDDATLHRRLGIYARVLIDVDLSEKLFESVIVEREGHALSVMVQYERQPSFCTHCKMLGHEVHNCIKLSTLNMEEGTSQVLKAPTGPHPIKKLPAHNGKGKKPVVTSANRPAATVTKPAYKSAASLNQHPDTVDLDTSDQEETAKEGDRGDVDEIAAIPKIGTSSTLSLHNSFDILNEDGELPIGEARQAELEANHIPNGELIEKPVMFDIGPKELANSTQVVHSKLLVDLENKLQTETLSSNLTTPVQCSKAGKLIGSFAASDSASHALDPTLDLHSLSAEHIGEPGMTDKGSNNPVNVPLIGHTVLVKDPQFTILRSKNTVPLKPPDPCSTRKLQHSDNISVADNQALIITSAKTVGCKATPEKTDCIATSVSVSAIFAGDPNLSKQATSSKIATYDATIITPITTYDENLGPDKGRISQPANSKNTSEACKKSEKLLSKFWAGGLDSDHAPDEETDMSDEQEQNLERDIEEGSLFTPFMSRRQKKNKKKKHPNKLNDTGVQHTFSEHIQTRSKKCVIKSNPKYL comes from the coding sequence ATGGCTTTGAAGTTAAAATTGAGTAATTTGTGGCCAAACATACATAATTGGGATATAACTCCACTAGGAAAGGgcttttttgaatttcatttcaatACTGTTGAGGATATGCGAAGAGTTTGGGCAATGGGGGTTGTGAACTTGAACCCCGGTTTGATGCTATTCTATTGTTGGTCTAGTGATTTTTCTACACAGGCACAGGCTCAAACACACGCCCAAATATGGGTCTGTTTCTTACACTTGCCCCATGAGTATTGGCGTAAGCAGACTTTATTGGAAATAGCATCCGGACTCGGCACACCTTTGATAATTGATGATGCAACTTTACACAGGCGATTAGGGATATATGCTCGAGTTTTGATTGATGTTGATCTCTCCGAAAAACTGTTTGAATCCGTTATTGTGGAAAGAGAGGGACATGCTTTGTCCGTTATGGTGCAATATGAAAGACAACCCTCATTTTGCACTCACTGTAAAATGTTGGGACATGAAGTTCACAATTGCATAAAACTGAGCACTCTTAACATGGAAGAAGGTACATCACAGGTTCTGAAGGCACCAACAGGTCCACACCCAATCAAGAAGCTACCTGCACACAATGGGAAAGGCAAGAAACCTGTTGTGACATCTGCTAACAGGCCTGCTGCCACTGTTACCAAACCGGCCTACAAGTCTGCAGCCAGTCTTAATCAGCACCCAGACACAGTGGATTTAGACACTTCTGATCAAGAAGAGACTGCTAAGGAAGGAGATAGGGGGGATGTGGATGAGATTGCAGCAATCCCGAAGATTGGAACATCTTCAACACTATCTCTTCACAattcatttgatattttaaatgaagATGGTGAACTCCCTATAGGGGAGGCTAGGCAAGCTGAATTAGAGGCTAATCACATTCCTAATGGTGAGTTAATTGAAAAACCTGTAATGTTTGATATAGGCCCCAAGGAGTTAGCTAATTCGACTCAAGTGGTTCACTCTAAGCTTCTTGTTGATTTGGAAAATAAGCTTCAGACTGAAACATTAAGTTCAAACTTAACAACTCCAGTTCAATGTAGCAAAGCAGGGAAGCTGATAGGCTCCTTCGCAGCATCTGACTCAGCTAGCCATGCTTTGGACCCAACTCTTGACTTGCACTCTCTTTCTGCTGAGCATATTGGCGAACCTGGTATGACAGATAAAGGCTCTAATAATCCAGTTAATGTGCCTCTAATTGGACATACTGTCTTAGTAAAAGATCCTCAGTTTACTATATTGAGATCAAAGAACACTGTACCTTTAAAACCACCAGACCCCTGCAGTACTAGGAAACTGCAACACTCAGATAATATTTCTGTTGCAGATAATCAGGCTCTGATCATTACTTCTGCAAAGACTGTTGGCTGCAAAGCTACTCCTGAAAAGACTGACTGCATTGCCACTTCTGTTTCTGTGTCAGCTATCTTTGCTGGGGATCCAAATCTAAGCAAGCAAGCTACCTCATCTAAAATCGCTACTTATGATGCTACTATTATCACTCCCATTACCACTTATGATGAGAATCTTGGACCTGACAAAGGCAGGATATCTCAACCTGCCAACTCTAAAAATACTTCTGAAGCTTGCAAGAAAAGTGAAAAACTTCTGAGCAAATTCTGGGCTGGTGGGTTGGATTCTGACCATGCTCCTGATGAGGAGACGGATATGAGTGATGAGCAAGAGCAGAACCTTGAAAGAGATATTGAGGAGGGAAGTTTATTCACTCCTTTTATGTCAAGAAGGcagaagaagaataaaaagaagaaacatCCCAATAAGCTAAATGATACAGGGGTTCAACACACATTTAGTGAACACATACAAACTCGTTCTAAAAAGTGCGTCATCAAAAGCAATCCCAAATATTTGTAA